The sequence ACAAACTCAACAAGTTCAGGCTGACCGAATTGAGATTATTTTGGAAGAGCGAAGTGATGAACATTTCCCTCCAATGTCTAAAGCTATGATGGAGACTCGTTCTGGTTTAACGCGTCGTAAACTCGATGAAGCGATCACTAAACTTGAAGCTGATGGCCACCAGTTTACAAAGAACAACGCTAATCACTACTCGATTTCATTGACAGAAGCTCACATGTTGATGGACGCGGCAGAAGTGCCAAAGTTCCATCAACGTAAGCAGCATGCTGACAACAAACCATGGATTATCAACGTACAAAACCAAAAGGGTGGTACGGGTAAATCGATGACGGCAGTTCACTTAGCTGCTTGTTTGTCTCTAAATTTAGATAAGCGCTACCGTATCTGTCTGATTGACTTGGATCCACAAGGCTCTTTACGTCTGTTCTTGAACCCACAAATTAGTGGTGCAGAGCACGACAGTATTTATTCTGCAGTCGATATCATGTTGGATAATGTGCCAGAAGAGCAGGATGTTGACCTAGAATTCTTACGTAAGAACGTGCTGTTGCCAACTCAGTATCCTAACTTGAAGACTATTTCAGCCTTCCCAGAAGATGCGATGTTTAATGCTGAAGCATGGCAAAGCCTGTCTAGAGATCAGTCACTTGATATTGTTCGTCTTTTGAAAGAAAAGCTTATCGACAAAATCGCCGATGATTTTGATGTGATCATGATTGATACTGGGCCACACGTGGACCCGTTAGTGTGGAATGCAATGTACGCGTCGAACGCACTTTTAATTCCATGTGCAGCCAAGCGTTTGGACTGGGCTTCTACGGTTAACTTCTTCCAGCATTTGCCAACAGTTTATGAGATGTTCCCGGAAGATTGGAAAGGGCTTGAGTTTGTTCGTCTAATGCCAACCATGTTTGAAGACGACAACAAAAAACAGGTATCTGTTCTGACTGAGATGAACTACCTGCTGAATGACCAAGTTATGATGGCCACGATTCCAAGAAGTCGAGCCTTTGAAACTTGTGCCGACACTTACAGCACGGTTTTCGACCTCACGGTAAGCGACTTTGAGGGTGGCAAGAAAACTCTGGCTGTCGCTCAAGACGCAGTACAAAAAAGTGCTCTAGAATTAGAGCGTGTATTACATAGCAACTGGCCTTCACTTAATCAGGGATAACAAGAATGGCAATTAAAACATCTGACTTAAATGCAAAGCTATTTGGTAAAGCAAACAAACGTCGCGTAGCTACGCCACAAGAAGCTCAAACAGCGGCAAAAGAACAAGCTCAAGTGATCGAGCTTTCTGTTGCGGGCGAAGACTTAGTTTCATTTGAATTAGTTCGAATTCCTGCGGCTGATGTAGCAACACGAACGGTTGTTTTCGAAGAGAATGCACGTGAGCAATCTTTCTTAAATGAGCATGCGCTTTCCGATGTACTGACTACGCTTAAAGAGCGCGGTCAGCAATATCCAGCGGTTGGTCGTAAGAACAAAGACGGCAAGATTGAAGTTCTTGATGGTAGCCGTCGTCGAATGTCATGTATTTTGGCTGACAAAGAGTTCCTAATCTATGTCG comes from Vibrio syngnathi and encodes:
- a CDS encoding ParA family protein; amino-acid sequence: MKREQTIDKLYQLAEQTQQVQADRIEIILEERSDEHFPPMSKAMMETRSGLTRRKLDEAITKLEADGHQFTKNNANHYSISLTEAHMLMDAAEVPKFHQRKQHADNKPWIINVQNQKGGTGKSMTAVHLAACLSLNLDKRYRICLIDLDPQGSLRLFLNPQISGAEHDSIYSAVDIMLDNVPEEQDVDLEFLRKNVLLPTQYPNLKTISAFPEDAMFNAEAWQSLSRDQSLDIVRLLKEKLIDKIADDFDVIMIDTGPHVDPLVWNAMYASNALLIPCAAKRLDWASTVNFFQHLPTVYEMFPEDWKGLEFVRLMPTMFEDDNKKQVSVLTEMNYLLNDQVMMATIPRSRAFETCADTYSTVFDLTVSDFEGGKKTLAVAQDAVQKSALELERVLHSNWPSLNQG